From a region of the Paenibacillus sp. FSL R10-2734 genome:
- a CDS encoding NADH:flavin oxidoreductase, with translation MNTELLFSPFQVGNLSLTNRIVMAPMTRVYSPDGVPGSNVAAYYRRRAEGGVGLIVTEGTAINHPSAVSHANIPNIHEDAALEGWMQVVEEVHSAGGKIIPQLWHVGMARTKGEGPNVEALPIGPSGLNLAGEPVTEPLSTAEVESLVSAFAQAAANAKKVGFDGIEIHGAHGYLIDQFFWERTNKRTDRYGGDLVSRTTFAVEVIEACRKAVGPDFPIVLRFSQWKLGAYDEKLAKNASELESFLTPLSEAGVDIFHCSTRRFSQPEFAGSDLNLAGWTKKITGKPCITVGSIGLHSDFFAEDSAQKTEDNIDELLERMEREEFDLVAVGRALISDPAWPAKVQSGDLDEIIPFTAESTKTLY, from the coding sequence ATGAATACAGAGCTATTATTTTCACCTTTTCAAGTGGGGAATCTTTCACTGACGAACCGAATCGTCATGGCACCGATGACACGGGTGTACTCGCCGGATGGTGTACCAGGAAGCAATGTTGCCGCATATTACCGTAGACGGGCAGAGGGTGGGGTAGGATTGATCGTTACCGAGGGTACAGCCATTAACCATCCTTCGGCAGTCAGCCACGCCAATATTCCCAATATACATGAAGATGCAGCATTAGAGGGCTGGATGCAGGTTGTAGAAGAGGTTCACTCGGCTGGCGGTAAGATCATCCCGCAATTATGGCATGTGGGAATGGCGCGCACTAAAGGGGAAGGACCTAATGTTGAAGCCCTTCCTATTGGCCCTTCTGGTCTGAATTTAGCAGGAGAACCTGTGACAGAGCCACTGTCTACAGCTGAAGTTGAGAGCTTAGTCTCAGCATTTGCTCAAGCGGCCGCGAATGCGAAAAAAGTGGGTTTTGATGGTATCGAGATTCACGGCGCACATGGTTATCTGATTGACCAGTTCTTCTGGGAAAGAACGAACAAACGTACCGATCGTTACGGTGGCGATTTAGTGAGTAGAACTACATTTGCAGTAGAGGTTATTGAAGCGTGCCGCAAAGCGGTTGGACCAGATTTTCCGATCGTGCTGCGCTTCTCTCAGTGGAAATTAGGAGCTTATGATGAGAAGTTGGCGAAGAACGCTAGTGAACTTGAAAGCTTCCTTACTCCACTCAGCGAAGCTGGCGTAGATATCTTCCACTGCTCCACTCGTCGCTTCAGCCAGCCTGAATTTGCAGGATCTGACCTTAATCTTGCAGGCTGGACAAAGAAGATCACGGGAAAACCATGTATTACGGTGGGTTCGATCGGTCTGCACAGTGACTTTTTTGCAGAAGACTCAGCTCAGAAGACAGAAGATAACATAGATGAATTACTGGAAAGAATGGAACGTGAGGAGTTTGATCTGGTTGCGGTTGGAAGAGCTTTGATTAGCGATCCTGCTTGGCCTGCCAAAGTTCAGAGTGGAGATTTAGATGAAATCATTCCATTCACGGCTGAATCGACAAAAACTCTATACTAA
- a CDS encoding SWIM zinc finger family protein — MIDITEVFIDTLAPNSAAIKNGQGLVKKRRFVQYNQSEDGVVLFGECGGSGSSNYYPSADFVVSDKPVMRCTCPSRQLPCKHVLGLLYAYVGKETFVPATIPEDLAAKREKMSKREERKSELAAEGANVKPKKVNKSALKKKIGAQLEGLAVLEKLTQSLIRAGLGTIDAKGVKDIQVHVKMMGNYYLTGAQIELRRFALLLSSSDHREKTYSLAIEQLTRIHAFIKKGRAHLTMKLEDPDMSLNHESTIEEWLGHAWQLTDLKECGLMSSDVELIQLSFLSYDDAARQEYVDLGYWIEKSTGDIHRTLQYRPYKAAKYIHEEDSFTEVAVIPSLYRYPGDRNRRVRFENMSTRPLTDQDMEWIVATASHSFSESFKQIKNQLKNPLADKNPVMLLHVNKISKSQQDQFVITDEAGQHLVLDQVAALEQDTLSLLQYFSFDQLSDSTMLLMFEHQLDTGRLKAQPLTLIKGKEMIRLLY; from the coding sequence TTGATAGATATCACAGAAGTCTTCATAGATACTCTAGCACCGAACAGTGCAGCAATTAAGAACGGGCAAGGACTAGTTAAGAAGAGACGATTCGTCCAATATAATCAGTCGGAAGACGGCGTGGTTCTATTTGGTGAATGCGGTGGTAGCGGTAGTAGCAACTACTATCCTTCTGCTGATTTTGTTGTTTCTGACAAGCCGGTGATGCGTTGTACTTGTCCAAGTAGGCAGCTTCCTTGCAAGCATGTCCTCGGATTGCTCTATGCCTATGTAGGCAAGGAGACTTTCGTACCTGCAACGATCCCTGAAGATCTTGCTGCTAAACGAGAGAAGATGAGTAAGCGTGAAGAACGAAAGTCTGAGCTTGCTGCGGAGGGGGCTAATGTAAAGCCCAAGAAAGTGAACAAGTCTGCACTTAAGAAAAAGATTGGCGCTCAACTGGAGGGCTTGGCTGTACTGGAGAAACTGACCCAATCGCTTATACGTGCAGGTCTTGGAACAATAGATGCCAAGGGTGTAAAGGATATTCAGGTGCACGTGAAGATGATGGGCAATTATTACTTAACTGGTGCACAAATTGAATTAAGGCGATTTGCTTTATTGCTCTCCTCTTCTGACCATCGTGAGAAGACTTATTCATTAGCAATAGAGCAGCTAACCCGAATTCATGCGTTCATCAAGAAAGGGCGCGCTCATCTAACAATGAAGCTGGAAGATCCGGATATGTCTTTGAATCATGAATCTACGATAGAAGAATGGCTTGGTCATGCTTGGCAGCTAACGGATCTTAAGGAATGTGGTCTGATGAGCTCGGATGTAGAGCTGATCCAGCTTTCATTCCTCAGCTATGATGATGCGGCCAGACAGGAATATGTAGACCTGGGCTACTGGATAGAAAAGTCTACAGGTGATATACATCGCACACTCCAATATCGCCCTTATAAAGCAGCTAAGTATATTCATGAAGAAGATAGTTTTACCGAAGTTGCAGTCATTCCTTCCTTATATCGTTACCCTGGTGACCGGAATCGACGGGTCCGATTTGAGAATATGTCAACGCGCCCGCTAACCGATCAGGATATGGAGTGGATTGTTGCTACAGCATCTCATTCTTTTTCCGAAAGCTTCAAGCAGATAAAAAATCAATTAAAGAATCCCCTAGCAGACAAGAATCCTGTGATGTTGCTGCATGTGAATAAGATTAGCAAGTCTCAGCAAGATCAGTTCGTCATTACGGACGAAGCGGGCCAACATCTAGTGTTAGATCAAGTAGCAGCACTCGAACAGGATACACTGTCGCTGTTACAATACTTTTCATTCGATCAATTATCGGATTCGACGATGTTACTTATGTTTGAACACCAACTGGATACAGGACGATTGAAAGCACAACCTTTAACCCTTATCAAAGGGAAGGAAATGATTCGACTCTTATATTAA
- a CDS encoding AAA family ATPase, whose product MSQELLQDIMRLPAERLYQHELVALRKADTGKVPAGWQLSPQSVLKFIVGGKAGSTEITPKYIGNKRLIEMAIATLVTDRALLLIGEPGTAKSWLSENLSAAIYGQSGLVVQGTAGTSEEQVRYSWNYAMLLAQGPTPEALVKSPIMRAMEDGGIARFEEISRCASEVQDALISILSEKTISVPELGKEMSARKGFSIIATANTRDRGVNDMSTALKRRFNIIVLPAPADLYTEVEIVKKRVREIASSYDLQAALPADEALHKVVTIFRELRSGMTLDKKEKVKSPAGVISTAEAISLLTNSMALAASFGNGELTDEDLAAGLQGAIVKDDDKDQLVWREYLDNIMKKRGTEWRGLYTACKEMN is encoded by the coding sequence ATGAGTCAAGAACTATTACAAGATATTATGAGACTTCCCGCAGAAAGATTGTATCAGCATGAGTTGGTAGCACTTCGCAAAGCGGACACTGGTAAGGTTCCAGCCGGATGGCAGTTGTCACCCCAATCAGTACTGAAGTTTATCGTTGGCGGTAAAGCAGGGAGTACCGAGATTACACCTAAGTACATTGGTAACAAAAGACTAATAGAGATGGCGATAGCCACGCTGGTAACCGATCGTGCTCTGCTATTAATTGGTGAGCCGGGTACAGCGAAGTCATGGTTATCTGAGAACTTATCAGCTGCTATATATGGGCAGTCAGGACTTGTCGTACAAGGTACTGCAGGTACGAGTGAAGAGCAGGTCCGTTATTCGTGGAACTACGCGATGCTGCTTGCACAAGGCCCAACTCCGGAAGCGTTAGTGAAAAGTCCCATCATGCGAGCAATGGAGGATGGGGGCATCGCGCGTTTTGAGGAGATTTCTCGCTGTGCATCGGAGGTACAGGACGCGTTGATCTCCATTTTATCGGAGAAGACGATATCGGTTCCAGAGCTAGGTAAGGAAATGAGCGCGCGCAAAGGATTCTCGATCATTGCAACAGCTAATACGAGAGATCGTGGTGTCAATGACATGTCTACTGCCTTGAAGAGACGTTTTAATATTATCGTCCTTCCAGCACCTGCGGATTTATATACAGAAGTTGAGATTGTGAAGAAACGGGTTCGTGAAATTGCCTCGTCCTACGATTTGCAAGCTGCTCTTCCTGCAGATGAAGCTTTACATAAGGTCGTAACCATCTTCCGTGAGCTGCGCAGCGGGATGACATTGGACAAGAAAGAGAAGGTGAAGTCTCCTGCTGGGGTGATTTCCACCGCTGAAGCGATCTCCCTCTTAACGAATAGTATGGCGCTGGCCGCAAGCTTCGGGAACGGAGAACTGACGGACGAGGATCTGGCCGCAGGTCTGCAAGGTGCTATTGTGAAAGATGATGATAAGGACCAGCTTGTCTGGAGAGAGTATCTCGATAATATTATGAAGAAACGTGGCACAGAATGGCGGGGGTTATATACGGCTTGTAAGGAGATGAACTAG
- a CDS encoding HEAT repeat domain-containing protein: MSTALLQELHQEVKRLYIAGSELAAEDFRLKRLLPQFQQLGERAPIFKRLGEGIVAVIEPDPSEGSSSAQSLQELNVLLSSVLFTQGATSPDGDLLEVQVHPLKLPTQFSYRKLSAVQMALKTRGGGRYEIIKEAFEAGLFQDLRMIHSALAALHDPYVDIAELVMKQILPAYGPQITPILIDQFDPNGGIVETRKLYVIAALGGDSVQDLIYEAADSGSEDVRAMAISLLAGQGQYEVELLAWSTDKKKKIREAAYNALAKSDSVNAVNRLHQAFTGKDSDLIVPALRQCQAHELTQRLVEELSDMLQSVSEIMDDTKKKDGLWNRVVQYLQVVSYKRSPELEKLYLNVLEHYPLYMNQLKWNSLIEEATSYLRQIDSMEAKHVLQQTLELDLVYYRNNRRYVNDVFKDAYLFFSPERVYEQYVEVLKHYAPSSTNHASSMAQQLLRTISEVVVQRYHGTYDAVWNSPVDQIQYMYKVEMQPPEVLAIQWDSRWLDAFVELDQYELVSAFARPGHAKAMQYLLRKLTDNPEFRNRFANILLMGLARTGISKQRLQEALLAALEDDRNTECRLIEPYTFEQLCQLPTSFASRIITVLPRFSEVAEEQLEYVIRLMQGPSNPIEEV, from the coding sequence ATGAGTACAGCATTACTACAAGAGCTTCATCAAGAAGTAAAACGGCTGTATATAGCTGGAAGTGAGCTCGCTGCTGAGGATTTCCGCTTAAAGCGGCTATTGCCTCAGTTTCAACAGCTAGGTGAACGTGCTCCCATATTCAAAAGATTAGGAGAGGGAATCGTTGCGGTCATTGAACCGGATCCTTCCGAGGGATCTTCATCTGCTCAGAGCCTACAGGAGCTGAATGTGCTGCTTAGCTCGGTACTATTTACACAGGGAGCAACTTCGCCTGATGGCGATCTGCTTGAGGTGCAAGTCCATCCGTTAAAATTGCCTACTCAGTTCTCATATCGTAAACTGTCAGCGGTACAGATGGCGTTAAAGACTCGAGGGGGAGGGCGTTACGAGATTATCAAAGAAGCTTTTGAGGCAGGATTGTTCCAAGATCTTCGAATGATTCATTCCGCGTTAGCTGCCCTTCACGATCCATATGTTGATATCGCTGAGCTTGTGATGAAGCAGATACTGCCAGCCTATGGCCCTCAGATTACTCCAATCCTTATCGATCAATTTGATCCTAATGGAGGAATAGTGGAGACGAGAAAGCTGTACGTGATCGCAGCATTAGGTGGTGATAGCGTTCAGGATCTGATCTATGAAGCTGCAGATTCAGGATCAGAAGATGTTCGGGCCATGGCTATTTCTCTGCTCGCAGGACAGGGACAATATGAAGTTGAATTACTTGCTTGGAGTACAGATAAGAAGAAAAAGATACGCGAAGCTGCTTATAATGCACTGGCTAAAAGCGACTCGGTAAATGCGGTGAATCGGCTGCATCAAGCATTTACTGGTAAAGACAGTGACCTGATAGTACCTGCACTAAGACAGTGTCAAGCCCATGAGCTCACGCAACGACTTGTTGAAGAGCTCTCTGATATGCTTCAATCTGTATCGGAGATTATGGACGATACGAAGAAAAAAGACGGATTATGGAACAGGGTAGTCCAGTATCTTCAGGTTGTATCTTACAAACGCAGTCCTGAACTAGAAAAACTATATTTAAATGTTCTCGAGCACTATCCATTATATATGAATCAGCTAAAGTGGAATTCATTGATCGAAGAAGCGACATCCTATTTAAGACAGATAGACTCTATGGAAGCCAAGCATGTATTACAACAAACACTTGAGCTGGATCTTGTTTACTATAGAAACAATAGACGATACGTTAATGATGTTTTCAAAGACGCATATCTTTTCTTTTCGCCTGAAAGAGTGTATGAACAATACGTAGAAGTTCTAAAGCATTATGCTCCTTCTTCAACTAACCATGCCTCTTCAATGGCGCAGCAACTGCTACGTACAATATCTGAAGTTGTGGTCCAACGATATCATGGAACTTATGATGCAGTTTGGAATTCACCTGTAGACCAGATCCAATATATGTATAAGGTCGAAATGCAGCCGCCTGAGGTACTGGCTATTCAATGGGATTCACGCTGGCTTGATGCTTTTGTAGAGCTGGATCAATACGAACTGGTAAGTGCCTTTGCACGGCCGGGACATGCCAAAGCAATGCAGTATTTGCTTCGTAAATTGACCGATAATCCTGAATTTCGTAATCGGTTTGCCAATATACTCTTGATGGGCTTAGCACGTACAGGGATAAGTAAACAACGCTTGCAAGAAGCTCTCCTAGCGGCTTTGGAAGATGATAGAAATACAGAATGTCGATTAATAGAACCGTATACGTTTGAGCAGCTATGTCAGCTTCCAACAAGCTTTGCGAGTCGAATAATAACTGTTCTACCTCGATTCAGTGAGGTTGCAGAAGAACAACTTGAGTATGTCATTCGCCTCATGCAAGGACCATCAAACCCAATAGAAGAGGTGTAA
- the rhaB gene encoding rhamnulokinase, whose product MNNHIAVDIGASSGRLVRGTLQEGILSLEELHRFNNSFSEQEGSCFWDIDYLFEQIIIGLQKAKALGIPACTLGIDTWAVDYVLLDAEGHRIQEVYAYRDRRTDLLMEEVAKQFSPQSIYEKTGIQQLSFNTLYQLYAHSDEELAKADQILLVPDYLYYRLTGHTINEVTNASTTQLLNLDTQEFDADLLSFLNIKREQFATLTEPGTVLGTLDKSLLQQYDLPECQLICVATHDTASAVLGAPLKEGSAYISSGTWSLLGVERTEPLNTMKAMQANYTNEWGAYGTYRFLKNVMGLWLIQEVRRLLNDRYSFAELAELAQVEEGFRSLIPCNAPRFLNPTNMIDEIRNACAESGQPIPETPGQLARCIFDSLALSYLTYLQELEELTESQIEGLQIVGGGANNRLLCQLTANAIGREVKAGPTEATALGNIVVQMISTGSIADIIEARAIIEQSFEITSYFPQTITHFDNILSRWKDL is encoded by the coding sequence ATGAATAATCACATCGCCGTTGACATCGGTGCCTCAAGTGGGCGGCTGGTGCGCGGAACACTGCAAGAAGGCATTCTTTCCTTAGAGGAGCTTCATCGGTTTAACAATAGTTTTTCAGAACAAGAGGGTTCCTGTTTCTGGGACATCGATTATTTATTCGAACAGATTATTATTGGGCTTCAAAAAGCCAAGGCTCTAGGAATTCCAGCATGTACATTAGGTATAGATACATGGGCTGTAGATTATGTACTCTTGGATGCTGAAGGGCATCGTATCCAGGAAGTTTACGCTTATCGTGATCGTAGAACCGATCTATTGATGGAAGAGGTAGCTAAGCAATTTTCACCACAATCGATTTATGAAAAGACAGGCATTCAGCAGTTATCCTTCAATACTTTGTATCAATTATATGCTCATAGTGACGAGGAATTAGCCAAAGCGGATCAAATCCTACTCGTACCCGATTATCTGTATTATAGATTGACTGGCCACACAATCAATGAGGTTACTAACGCATCTACAACACAACTGTTGAATCTTGACACTCAGGAATTCGATGCTGACTTGTTATCTTTTTTGAATATTAAGAGAGAACAGTTTGCTACATTGACTGAACCGGGAACCGTCCTTGGTACCCTCGATAAATCACTATTACAGCAATATGATCTTCCCGAATGCCAACTGATCTGTGTAGCAACACATGATACGGCTTCTGCAGTGCTGGGCGCTCCTCTCAAAGAAGGTTCAGCTTATATCAGTAGTGGTACTTGGTCTTTACTCGGTGTCGAAAGAACAGAGCCTCTAAATACAATGAAAGCTATGCAGGCTAACTACACCAATGAGTGGGGCGCATACGGCACCTATAGATTTCTTAAAAATGTAATGGGTCTTTGGCTCATCCAAGAGGTTCGCAGATTACTGAACGATCGTTATAGCTTTGCGGAGCTAGCTGAGCTTGCACAGGTTGAAGAAGGATTCCGCAGCCTGATCCCTTGCAATGCTCCAAGATTCCTCAATCCGACAAATATGATCGATGAAATTCGCAATGCCTGTGCAGAGAGTGGGCAGCCCATTCCTGAGACACCTGGACAGCTCGCACGCTGTATTTTTGACAGCTTGGCGTTATCATATCTTACTTACTTGCAAGAGCTGGAGGAGCTGACAGAAAGTCAGATCGAGGGACTGCAAATTGTCGGCGGAGGCGCGAACAATCGCCTTTTATGCCAACTAACAGCTAACGCGATTGGCAGAGAAGTGAAGGCTGGCCCAACGGAAGCGACTGCTCTTGGAAATATAGTGGTGCAGATGATTAGCACAGGTTCCATTGCAGACATAATTGAGGCAAGAGCCATTATCGAACAATCTTTTGAGATTACATCCTATTTTCCGCAGACGATCACGCATTTTGACAACATTCTAAGTCGCTGGAAAGATCTTTAA
- the rhaA gene encoding L-rhamnose isomerase, translating to MDQSIINSYNEAKKLYATHGIDVEKVLEQLAQIKISLHCWQGDDVQGFLFKDKELSGGIAVTGSYPGRAGTPDQLRQDLEKALSLIPGKHKVNLHAIYADTDEEVDLDELEPRHFQSWVDWANEQGLGLDFNPTCFSHPKAADGFTLSHSDEEIRNFWIKHCKASRTIAEHFGKELGQPCVTNFWVPDGYKDTPVDRLAPRVRLMESLDEIFSEEIDPLYNIDAVESKLFGIGSESYVVGSHEFYMGYGLTRGKTICLDAGHFHPTEVISNKLSSILMFSEQLLLHVSRPVRWDSDHVVTMDDELLEIARELVRGDLLSRTNIGLDFFDGSINHIAAWVIGTRNTIKALLRAMLEPIEELKRIEGSGDYTTRLALVEEFKSYPFGAIWDYYCASQDTPVREQWLADVKQYEKEVLSAR from the coding sequence ATGGATCAAAGTATTATCAATAGCTATAACGAAGCCAAAAAACTATACGCAACTCACGGAATTGATGTAGAGAAAGTACTGGAGCAACTCGCACAAATTAAAATTTCTCTTCATTGCTGGCAGGGGGATGATGTACAGGGGTTTCTTTTTAAAGATAAAGAATTAAGTGGAGGAATAGCGGTAACGGGAAGTTATCCCGGCCGAGCTGGCACGCCAGATCAATTGCGTCAGGATTTAGAAAAGGCATTGTCCCTTATTCCTGGCAAGCACAAGGTTAATTTACATGCTATCTATGCAGATACAGATGAAGAAGTAGACTTAGATGAATTAGAGCCACGCCACTTTCAATCTTGGGTAGACTGGGCGAATGAGCAGGGACTGGGTCTTGATTTTAATCCAACGTGTTTCTCGCATCCTAAAGCAGCAGACGGTTTTACGCTCAGTCATTCGGACGAGGAGATTCGTAATTTCTGGATTAAGCACTGTAAGGCCTCACGCACCATTGCCGAACATTTTGGTAAGGAGCTGGGTCAACCTTGCGTAACTAACTTTTGGGTACCAGACGGATATAAAGATACACCAGTTGATCGTTTAGCTCCAAGAGTGCGGTTAATGGAGTCGCTGGATGAAATTTTTAGTGAGGAAATTGACCCTCTTTATAATATTGATGCTGTAGAAAGTAAATTGTTCGGAATCGGTTCTGAGAGTTATGTGGTTGGATCTCATGAGTTCTATATGGGCTATGGCTTAACTCGCGGCAAAACCATCTGTTTGGATGCCGGACATTTCCATCCTACTGAAGTAATCTCGAATAAGCTATCTTCGATTCTTATGTTTAGTGAGCAACTGTTACTACATGTAAGTAGACCTGTCCGTTGGGACAGTGATCACGTTGTAACAATGGACGATGAGCTGCTGGAAATCGCACGTGAATTGGTCCGTGGGGATCTGCTCTCCCGTACGAATATTGGACTGGACTTCTTCGATGGCAGTATTAATCATATCGCCGCATGGGTGATAGGTACACGCAATACCATAAAGGCACTGCTACGGGCGATGCTGGAGCCGATTGAAGAGCTTAAACGAATCGAAGGATCTGGAGATTACACCACACGCTTAGCGTTGGTGGAGGAATTCAAATCGTATCCATTTGGAGCAATCTGGGATTATTACTGTGCTTCACAAGATACTCCTGTTCGTGAGCAATGGTTAGCTGACGTGAAGCAATATGAAAAGGAAGTTCTGTCTGCAAGATAG
- the rhaD gene encoding rhamnulose-1-phosphate aldolase yields the protein MSTSVLESKGYIASSEAPFIQEMSEITRHMWELGWDELNGGNVSYLLDENEVAKYINVLEPLRTIKLTFPVKELAGKYFIVTGSGKYFRNVIKDPEANLGVLRVSDNGESVEVLWGLRNGAVPTSELASHFMSHIERLKVDPTHRIVLHTHATNVIAMTFTHDLDELKFTKTLWEMCTECLVVFPDGVSVIPWIVPGSSEIGRETAKKMKDHRLVIWPQHGIFGTGSTMDATFGLVETVEKAATIYNLIGGREIKQKITDQQLSDLAKAFGVTPKAGILEV from the coding sequence ATGAGTACATCTGTATTAGAATCCAAAGGGTATATTGCTAGTAGTGAGGCTCCATTTATTCAGGAAATGTCGGAGATTACTCGTCATATGTGGGAGCTTGGCTGGGATGAGCTGAATGGCGGTAATGTCAGCTATCTGCTGGATGAGAATGAGGTTGCTAAATATATTAACGTTCTGGAACCACTACGTACCATTAAACTTACCTTCCCTGTAAAAGAATTAGCCGGCAAATATTTCATCGTAACAGGTTCTGGCAAGTATTTCAGAAATGTGATCAAAGACCCAGAAGCCAACCTCGGTGTGCTTCGTGTTAGTGACAATGGTGAAAGCGTAGAAGTGTTATGGGGATTGCGGAACGGCGCTGTACCTACAAGTGAATTGGCTTCCCATTTCATGAGCCATATTGAGCGTTTAAAGGTGGACCCTACGCACCGTATCGTGCTGCATACACATGCTACGAATGTTATCGCGATGACCTTCACGCATGATCTGGACGAATTGAAGTTTACGAAGACACTTTGGGAAATGTGCACAGAATGCCTTGTTGTTTTCCCGGATGGCGTTAGTGTCATTCCTTGGATTGTTCCTGGCAGCAGTGAAATTGGCCGCGAAACCGCTAAGAAAATGAAGGATCACCGCCTAGTGATCTGGCCGCAGCACGGGATTTTCGGCACAGGCTCCACCATGGATGCTACCTTTGGTCTAGTTGAGACTGTAGAAAAGGCTGCTACGATCTACAACCTCATCGGTGGAAGAGAAATTAAACAAAAGATTACGGATCAGCAGCTGTCGGATTTAGCAAAAGCGTTCGGAGTAACACCTAAAGCTGGGATTCTTGAAGTTTAA